A DNA window from Haliovirga abyssi contains the following coding sequences:
- the hisS gene encoding histidine--tRNA ligase: protein MMALKAVRGTKDIYGIDSEKFREIVNKAVEIFNNYNYEQIITPIFEETSLFQRGIGEGTDIVDKEMYTFIDKGKRSITLRPEGTASVVRAFLEHKMYGEKKLKRFFYYGPMFRYERPQTGRYREFNQVGVEAIGSYSPVLDAEIIAMGYDFLKKIGINDIEVQINSVGCPVCRKIYRDKLKSFLETKYDNLCEDCKIRYEKNPLRVLDCKVESCKKETAEAPIIIDYLDKDCKEHFEEVKKYLDIFKVPYKINPRLVRGLDYYTNTVFEIVTNKLGAQGTVLAGGRYNNLINEMGSKDVPSVGFAAGIERLMMLVDKEADEIEKGVYLAWIGENVKEYAFFISKILRENGIKVIIDFEEKSMKANMKKASKSKVTHAVIIGEDEKKTKNMILKDLETGEQELYDLENIIIKLK from the coding sequence ATAATGGCATTGAAAGCGGTTAGAGGAACGAAAGATATATATGGAATTGATTCTGAAAAATTTAGAGAAATAGTAAATAAAGCTGTAGAAATTTTTAATAATTATAATTATGAACAGATAATTACTCCAATTTTTGAAGAAACTTCTCTTTTTCAAAGAGGAATTGGAGAAGGAACAGATATTGTAGATAAAGAGATGTATACATTTATAGATAAAGGAAAAAGAAGTATCACTCTTAGGCCAGAAGGGACAGCTTCTGTTGTAAGGGCATTTTTAGAACATAAAATGTATGGGGAAAAAAAATTAAAAAGGTTCTTTTATTATGGACCAATGTTTAGATATGAAAGACCTCAAACAGGTAGATATAGAGAATTTAATCAAGTGGGAGTAGAGGCTATTGGAAGCTATTCACCAGTTTTAGATGCTGAGATTATTGCAATGGGATATGATTTTTTAAAAAAAATAGGTATAAATGATATAGAAGTGCAAATAAATTCAGTAGGATGTCCAGTTTGTAGGAAAATTTATAGGGATAAATTAAAATCATTTTTAGAAACTAAATATGATAATTTATGTGAAGATTGTAAAATTAGGTATGAAAAAAATCCTCTTAGAGTTTTGGATTGTAAAGTAGAATCTTGTAAAAAAGAAACTGCAGAAGCTCCTATTATAATCGATTATTTGGATAAAGATTGTAAAGAACATTTTGAGGAAGTAAAAAAATACTTAGATATATTTAAAGTACCATATAAAATAAATCCTAGATTAGTAAGAGGGCTAGATTATTATACAAATACAGTTTTTGAGATAGTGACAAATAAATTAGGTGCACAAGGGACTGTATTAGCTGGTGGGAGATATAACAATTTGATAAATGAAATGGGAAGTAAAGATGTTCCATCAGTAGGGTTTGCAGCTGGGATAGAAAGACTTATGATGCTTGTAGATAAAGAAGCAGATGAAATAGAAAAGGGTGTTTATTTAGCTTGGATAGGTGAAAATGTCAAAGAATATGCTTTTTTTATATCAAAAATTTTAAGAGAAAATGGTATAAAAGTTATTATAGATTTTGAAGAGAAAAGCATGAAAGCTAATATGAAAAAGGCTTCTAAATCTAAAGTTACACATGCTGTAATTATAGGAGAAGATGAAAAGAAAACGAAAAATATGATATTGAAAGATTTAGAAACAGGAGAACAAGAACTGTATGATTTAGAAAATATTATAATTAAACTGAAATAA
- the aspS gene encoding aspartate--tRNA ligase: protein MYYRTHALNELSKKNIGEKVTLSGWINTRRDHGGVIFIDLRDRTGMTQIVFNPEYNAEVHSKAHGLRSEYVLKVQGEVKARDEININPNLKTGEVEVFINELEILNKSEVLPFEIDDNTTVNENIRLKYRYLDMRKPKMYNNLLKRSKMINSMRNFFMEEDFLEVDTPVLTKSTPEGARDFLVPSRMNEGKFYALPQSPQLFKQILMVGGIERYYQIAKCFRDEDLRADRQPEFTQVDVELSFVTENEIMDMMEKLSKKIAKDVVDVDIDYKFEKLDYNIAMEKYGSDKPDTRFGLELVDLTDIAKECDFKVFRTVAQKGGLVKGINAKAGSGKLSRKIIDDLTKFVSIYGAKGLAWIKINEDGSYASVITKFFSEEQVEQLVKRMNGEPGDILFFVADKPKVVYDSLGNLRLQLGEKLDLINKDEYKFLWVVDFPLLEWSEEEKRYKAQHHPFTAIKSEDMDLMETAPEKIRTVSYDLVLNGNEVGGGSLRIHQEETQEKVFKLLGLEKEEAEEKFGFFLNAFKYGAPPHGGIAFGLDRFLMVLLKEQSIREVIPFPKTQKGQCLMTEAPSGVEFTQLRELNLKSTLKKN from the coding sequence ATGTATTATAGAACGCACGCTCTTAATGAATTGAGTAAAAAAAATATTGGAGAAAAAGTAACACTTTCAGGATGGATAAATACAAGAAGAGATCATGGAGGGGTAATATTTATTGATTTAAGAGATAGAACAGGAATGACGCAAATAGTTTTTAATCCTGAATACAATGCAGAAGTACATAGTAAAGCTCATGGACTTAGAAGTGAATATGTACTAAAAGTTCAAGGAGAAGTAAAAGCTAGAGATGAGATAAATATAAATCCTAATTTAAAAACAGGAGAGGTAGAAGTTTTTATAAATGAATTAGAAATTTTAAACAAATCAGAAGTTTTACCTTTTGAAATAGATGATAATACAACAGTTAATGAAAATATTAGATTAAAATATAGATATCTTGATATGAGAAAACCTAAAATGTATAATAATTTACTAAAAAGAAGCAAAATGATAAATTCTATGAGAAACTTTTTTATGGAAGAAGATTTTTTAGAAGTAGACACACCAGTATTAACTAAATCTACTCCAGAAGGAGCTAGAGATTTTTTAGTTCCAAGTAGAATGAATGAAGGGAAATTTTATGCATTACCTCAATCTCCACAACTATTTAAACAAATATTAATGGTTGGTGGAATAGAGAGATATTATCAAATAGCAAAATGTTTCAGAGATGAAGATTTAAGAGCAGATAGACAACCAGAATTTACACAAGTGGATGTAGAGCTGTCATTTGTTACAGAAAATGAGATTATGGATATGATGGAAAAATTATCTAAAAAAATAGCTAAAGATGTTGTTGATGTAGATATTGATTATAAATTTGAAAAATTAGATTATAATATAGCAATGGAAAAATATGGTTCAGATAAACCAGATACAAGATTTGGATTAGAATTAGTTGATTTAACAGATATAGCCAAAGAATGTGACTTTAAAGTATTTAGAACAGTTGCACAAAAAGGCGGATTAGTAAAAGGAATTAATGCAAAAGCTGGTTCAGGAAAATTATCAAGAAAAATAATAGATGATTTGACAAAATTTGTATCTATTTATGGAGCAAAAGGGTTAGCTTGGATAAAAATTAATGAAGATGGAAGTTATGCTTCTGTAATAACTAAATTTTTCTCTGAAGAACAAGTGGAACAACTTGTTAAGAGAATGAATGGAGAACCTGGAGATATATTATTTTTTGTTGCAGATAAACCAAAAGTTGTATATGATTCTTTAGGAAATTTAAGATTACAATTAGGAGAAAAATTAGATTTGATAAACAAAGATGAATATAAATTCTTATGGGTTGTAGATTTTCCTCTTTTAGAGTGGAGTGAAGAAGAAAAAAGATATAAAGCACAACATCATCCATTTACAGCAATAAAATCTGAAGATATGGATTTAATGGAAACAGCTCCAGAAAAAATAAGAACTGTAAGTTATGATTTAGTATTAAATGGAAATGAAGTTGGTGGAGGAAGTCTTAGAATTCATCAAGAAGAAACACAAGAAAAAGTGTTTAAGTTATTGGGATTGGAAAAGGAAGAAGCAGAAGAAAAATTTGGATTTTTCTTAAACGCTTTTAAATATGGAGCACCACCTCATGGCGGTATTGCGTTTGGATTAGATAGATTTTTAATGGTATTGCTAAAAGAACAATCAATAAGAGAAGTTATACCATTTCCTAAAACGCAAAAAGGCCAATGTCTAATGACAGAAGCTCCTTCGGGAGTAGAATTTACACAATTAAGAGAATTAAACTTAAAGAGTACATTAAAGAAAAATTAA
- the argS gene encoding arginine--tRNA ligase: MLLKEKIKNLIIEVLKNKKIELIEFEVEKPKEEKFGDFSSNIAMKLAKILRKSPRDIANDLKEELEKKDEFKKVEIAGAGFINFYLKNDIILGILEEVLKTKDDFGKLEIGENKKVMVEYISANPTGHLHVGHGRGAVVGDVIANSLIAAGYDVLKEYYINDAGKQIENLSKSVYLRYKEVLGEKIDFLDNGYNGEYIYDIAREIKDKYSGEKNKEFDSVKDFFTEYSLEWCLSSIKKDLNDFGIKFDNWFSEKSLYEDNKVLETMKELEEKKFIYEKDGAKWFKTTDFGDDKDRVVIRDNGTTTYYASDIAYHENKIKRGYTKLIDVWGADHHGYVKRVKASLEALGYSENDLDVILVQIVNLYKDGQPFVMSKRTGNFITLRELMEEVGKDAARIFFIMRSSDSQFDFDLEAAKEQSSSNPAYYIQYAHARICSILDKAKINLDKPRNYKLELIKEDEEIKLIKKMDELKEVIELVSRNYEVHRLVKYSQELAGLFHTFYNKHKVLTEDEELTEARLALLLGVKITLKNILTIMGVSAPERM, from the coding sequence ATGTTATTAAAAGAAAAAATTAAAAATTTAATAATTGAAGTTTTAAAAAATAAAAAAATAGAGTTAATAGAGTTTGAAGTAGAAAAACCAAAAGAAGAAAAATTTGGAGATTTTTCTTCAAATATTGCTATGAAATTAGCTAAAATATTGAGAAAATCACCAAGAGATATTGCAAATGATTTAAAAGAAGAGTTAGAAAAGAAAGATGAATTTAAAAAGGTAGAAATAGCAGGAGCTGGATTTATAAATTTTTATTTAAAAAATGATATTATTTTAGGGATATTAGAAGAAGTATTAAAAACAAAAGATGATTTTGGGAAATTGGAAATTGGAGAAAACAAAAAGGTTATGGTTGAATATATAAGTGCTAATCCAACAGGACACTTGCATGTGGGGCATGGAAGAGGGGCTGTAGTTGGAGATGTTATTGCAAACAGTTTGATTGCTGCAGGATATGATGTTTTGAAAGAATATTATATAAATGATGCAGGTAAGCAAATTGAAAATTTATCTAAATCAGTATATTTAAGATATAAAGAGGTTCTTGGAGAAAAAATAGATTTTTTAGACAATGGATATAATGGAGAGTATATTTACGATATAGCAAGAGAAATTAAAGATAAATATTCAGGAGAAAAAAATAAAGAATTTGATAGTGTAAAAGATTTCTTTACTGAATATTCTTTAGAGTGGTGTTTAAGCTCAATAAAAAAAGATCTGAATGATTTTGGAATAAAGTTTGATAATTGGTTTAGTGAAAAAAGTTTATATGAAGATAATAAAGTTTTGGAAACTATGAAAGAACTTGAAGAGAAGAAATTTATATATGAAAAAGATGGAGCTAAATGGTTTAAAACTACAGATTTTGGAGATGATAAAGATAGAGTTGTAATTAGAGACAATGGAACTACAACTTATTATGCTTCAGATATTGCTTATCATGAAAATAAAATAAAAAGAGGCTATACAAAGTTAATTGACGTTTGGGGAGCAGATCATCATGGATATGTTAAGAGAGTGAAAGCTTCATTAGAGGCTTTGGGATATAGTGAAAATGACTTAGATGTAATATTAGTTCAAATAGTAAATCTTTATAAAGATGGGCAGCCTTTTGTAATGTCAAAAAGGACAGGGAATTTTATAACTTTAAGAGAATTAATGGAAGAAGTTGGAAAAGATGCTGCTAGAATATTTTTTATAATGAGAAGCAGTGATAGTCAATTTGATTTTGATTTAGAAGCAGCAAAAGAACAGTCTTCTAGTAATCCAGCATATTACATTCAATATGCCCATGCTAGAATATGTTCAATATTAGATAAGGCAAAAATAAATCTTGACAAACCCAGAAATTATAAGCTAGAATTAATAAAAGAAGATGAAGAGATAAAACTTATAAAAAAGATGGATGAATTAAAAGAAGTAATAGAATTGGTATCTAGAAATTATGAAGTACATAGACTTGTAAAATATTCACAAGAATTAGCAGGGCTATTTCATACTTTTTATAATAAACATAAGGTATTAACAGAAGATGAAGAATTAACAGAAGCTAGATTAGCATTACTGTTAGGCGTTAAAATAACTCTAAAAAACATTCTAACTATAATGGGAGTATCAGCACCAGAAAGAATGTAA
- a CDS encoding ATP-binding protein has product MEKIFELKIAAYYKNIKIIKNLTEATLDLFEFDSNTNYMLKLAVAEASANIIEHAYKKEVDKDIIYTIEQYDDKLVFIFRDFGIKTDIKDIKSRELEEYEENGLGVFLITSIMDDVNYFQLEDGTRLELTKYFSGDVNNE; this is encoded by the coding sequence ATGGAAAAAATATTTGAACTGAAAATAGCTGCATATTATAAAAATATAAAAATAATAAAAAATTTAACAGAAGCAACATTAGATCTGTTTGAATTTGATTCGAATACAAATTATATGTTAAAATTAGCTGTTGCAGAAGCTTCAGCGAATATAATAGAACATGCATATAAAAAAGAAGTAGATAAAGATATAATCTATACTATAGAACAATATGATGATAAATTGGTATTTATATTTAGAGATTTTGGAATAAAAACAGACATTAAAGATATAAAAAGTAGGGAATTGGAAGAATATGAAGAGAATGGATTAGGAGTTTTTCTGATTACCTCAATAATGGATGATGTAAATTATTTTCAGTTAGAAGATGGAACAAGGCTAGAGTTGACAAAATATTTTTCAGGAGATGTAAATAATGAATAA